One Deltaproteobacteria bacterium DNA window includes the following coding sequences:
- a CDS encoding ABC transporter permease has product MATLGIGFAVVTWLWVLANSVEQSVIHVMPGIFRADLVVGSVRISGGYVEAPLDESVIREIEQTPGVALVVGEHSIDWHYADGPIAINAVDARFFLDPRFERWSLVGSAVPDVWRSLAAGEAAIVSTNLSHNLGIGLGDVLELETPSGPLTLRVGGMVDDFLSPRGTVLMSRELYERHWHDTQITHALVRTDPGADTGAVRAAIAAGAGARFSLRVLSVGELIDWFAAQVRRAFGAVFALAGMVLVVVGFGVADTIAAGVLERRREIAAMGALGARRWRLARIILVEASLIGACGGILALAVGFPLGLLWVKMTFPDLVGWTLELHVPGFYFAVVSAVAVAVCLAAALLPAYRSARIELGPALRYE; this is encoded by the coding sequence GTGGCGACGCTCGGGATTGGGTTCGCCGTCGTCACCTGGCTCTGGGTGTTGGCCAACAGCGTGGAGCAGTCCGTGATCCACGTCATGCCGGGCATCTTCCGAGCAGATCTGGTCGTCGGCTCGGTGCGGATCTCCGGCGGCTACGTGGAGGCGCCGCTGGACGAGAGCGTGATACGGGAGATCGAGCAGACGCCGGGAGTGGCGCTGGTCGTCGGGGAACACTCCATCGACTGGCACTACGCTGACGGGCCCATCGCGATAAACGCGGTCGACGCGCGTTTCTTCCTCGATCCGAGGTTCGAGCGCTGGTCGCTCGTCGGCTCCGCCGTGCCCGACGTGTGGCGCTCGCTGGCGGCGGGCGAAGCGGCGATCGTGTCGACCAACCTCTCGCACAACCTCGGGATCGGACTGGGCGACGTCCTCGAACTCGAAACCCCGAGCGGACCGCTCACGCTGCGGGTAGGCGGGATGGTCGACGACTTCCTCTCTCCTCGGGGCACGGTGCTGATGTCCCGGGAGCTCTACGAGCGCCACTGGCACGATACGCAGATCACACACGCACTCGTCCGCACCGACCCGGGGGCGGATACAGGCGCGGTCCGCGCCGCCATCGCGGCGGGAGCGGGGGCTCGGTTCAGCCTGAGGGTCCTCAGCGTTGGTGAGCTGATCGACTGGTTTGCGGCCCAGGTCCGGCGGGCCTTCGGGGCGGTCTTTGCGCTCGCCGGCATGGTGCTCGTCGTCGTGGGCTTCGGGGTCGCCGATACCATCGCGGCCGGTGTCCTCGAGCGCCGGCGCGAGATCGCTGCGATGGGTGCGCTCGGTGCGCGGCGGTGGCGTCTCGCGCGCATCATCCTCGTCGAGGCGTCTCTCATCGGCGCGTGCGGAGGGATTCTCGCGCTCGCGGTCGGCTTCCCCCTCGGTCTCTTGTGGGTGAAGATGACGTTTCCCGACCTCGTCGGCTGGACGCTCGAGCTGCACGTCCCCGGCTTCTACTTCGCGGTGGTGAGCGCCGTGGCCGTGGCCGTATGCCTGGCGGCGGCGCTGCTCCCCGCCTACCGGTCGGCCCGCATCGAGCTCGGACCCGCGCTTCGCTACGAGTGA